A window of Cryptomeria japonica chromosome 3, Sugi_1.0, whole genome shotgun sequence contains these coding sequences:
- the LOC131033645 gene encoding uncharacterized protein LOC131033645, whose translation METLVLPAQDQFAHAHNHRLIGAECYSQNKCEKQWENPAVKSSQQQERNTKINGSERGFSSNPGKLHQHEKSCSSSPVFPNEKPILRSYTPSVTFHEGSVTSPGRRWHSTPCKLSFESNDSSIQATDQGFVFPRHPRPSKYENGRTSRSDMKNRSLCHSAMNRKRTGCDWKPVETGSQNCRAVPIPKQRSERKSPNPSYEINTSNEVSSISPPPSPTENWAGPAYSNSPPPSSLPFPKFSMRQMRSVSLEPPSTSSEFSDALSTEALCTSSWSVPTSPSREVTPVVVQGFVADVASATKNLKRILHLDLGD comes from the coding sequence ATGGAAACTCTTGTTCTTCCTGCACAAGATCAATTTGCCCATGCGCATAACCATAGATTAATTGGGGCAGAATGCTATTCACAGAATAAATGTGAAAAACAGTGGGAAAATCCCGCAGTTAAGTCATCCCAGCAACAAGAGAGGAATACTAAAATTAATGGCTCTGAAAGAGGTTTTTCTTCGAATCCAGGTAAGTTACACCAACACGAGAAGAGTTGCTCATCTTCTCCAGTTTTTCCAAACGAGAAGCCAATTCTTCGTTCATATACTCCATCAGTTACTTTTCATGAAGGATCTGTCACATCGCCTGGGAGGAGATGGCACAGTACTCCCTGTAAATTATCCTTTGAAAGCAATGATTCTTCAATCCAAGCAACCGACCAAGGGTTTGTATTTCCACGCCATCCTCGGCCatcaaaatatgaaaatggaagaactTCAAGATCGGATATGAAGAACAGAAGTTTGTGTCATTCTGCCATGAATAGAAAGAGAACTGGTTGTGATTGGAAACCTGTGGAAACTGGATCACAGAATTGCAGAGCAGTTCCCATTCCTAAACAGAGGTCAGAAAGAAAGTCTCCTAATCCAAGTTATGAAATAAACACGAGCAATGAGGTCTCTTCAATCTCACCACCACCCTCTCCAACTGAGAACTGGGCGGGGCCTGCATACTCGAATTCCCCTCCACCAAGCTCATTGCCATTTCCCAAATTTTCAATGCGACAAATGAGAAGTGTTTCCTTGGAGCCGCCATCCACAAGCAGCGAATTCAGTGATGCCTTGAGTACTGAGGCTTTATGCACATCATCCTGGTCAGTGCCTACTTCTCCTTCAAGAGAAGTGACGCCTGTAGTTGTACAAGGCTTTGTAGCAGATGTTGCATCTGCCACCAAGAATTTAAAGCGGATCTTACACCTGGATCTTGGTGATTGA